aaaaacattttcatcaaaatcacTCCTCATCGATccaaacatagacacacagcATATTATAGGCTACAATAATTTAGGCCTATATAGAGCCCACTTCTAAGATATTTTCAAGTAACTTGATGAAGGATGGTCTGTAGAGATTTTGACTCAAATGGTAATAAGAAGACATTCGACTTTACACAGTCTTCAGCATTAGGCTTATATAGCCTATCTAGCGATTATTAAACATTGCAGAATAACAAGAGATCAATAGATGAATAGATGTGGATGTTAATAGATAGGCATAAATAGAATTGATAGAGAAGTTGTGGGTGGATTGTTTaagaaaaaagcacaaaagaGAACATCAATCCAGTGAATCCCAAAGTGGGGCATCATGGGACCCCTAGTGGGAGCCCGGAGTTATAACAGGGGGCCACCGCTGTTGCAAAGCATGGCAAATTTGGAGAGAGGGGTTAAATGTACGGCTGAAAATGAATCTACTCTAGACGTCACACATTTGAAGGTTCCATGTAACAGGATCGTTTTGAATTGCTTCCTCTTGAAAAgcaacttgttgttttttcagtttgttgtcacacGCTGAGCTGCTATTCTGCACTTTTTGCAGAAAATGTTGGAgataaattttaaaaaattggaATTTGTTAGCAAAGAGTGtgactgaaaatgtgtttagtgTATGTAGATATATGTAGATGTGTATGGTGAAGGGTGAGGGGACTTAACTATATATTCTTCTGCCAAGGGAGGTCCTGGCAGAAAAGTTTGTGAACAACTCTATCAGTCCTTGCTGTTCTAAAGAAGGATATCGTTCATCCAAAGTCACTCAGTCAGCACAACACAAGACCATCATAGAGGATTAAGTGAGAAACTAGACCAGCGTTGTTTGCAACTGAAAGAGTCTGTATCATCTTTATTAATACCTTGGATTCTTAATTGATGATtcgctgttgttttttttatgaccaacatttttattgttttcaatgtttttacaaCAGTACAATACCAGACAATAAATGATATAGAACAATGCCCAACAAGGGTAACACTATCAATGCaagacaacagaaaaaaaaattcagttaAATTAGATACAGGAagatttgctgttttttaatcttcataTTTAGCATATAGTTTTTTCTAGGTTTTTATATCAGAAATAAGTgcttttctgcaaaaaaaaaaaaaagacttgttgCTGTTACTGTTATACCTCTGATCGATTACATTGATGTGTTATGATGCATGCACTCAATGGCTTGAATCTttgtatactgtatatcatgCAGCATTGAGGTTAATAACAAATCTCAGTGTCCTAACTCATCATTGTTCTCTGTATGATTGAGTTGGCTGGTCTGCATTGTCTATATAGACAAAATCGGCGGCATGTCCCTATTTTTAAGACTCAAGTTAACCTGCTCCCCTTATACTTGTATcattcatgtgtaaaaaaaagtgtgtcttcAAATGGGGAAGAGGAGTTTCAGGTCAGCTGCTCCTGCAGATTgatttgtgtctctctctttaaatctttttaaaagtaggTCAAATGCATTGAAGGAAGATGCATCAAGTTGTAGATGCTTTGACTGATAActtgtctgctctgtgactctgtGAGGATATGTTGATCTGTGATTGTAATTTCTCTTGTCTATAACTTGTTCAGATGTGCAGCTGCCTTTCTTGGCCAGGACGATCTGGGTTCGggttcctggttaaataaaatgtaaaaaataaaaaaaataaaaactgtttccaTCTTACAAAAATCAAGACATGTTATCTTATCTGTCCATTATTCTGAAAATACCTGAACAGTTAACAGGTGTTTTTGGTCAGATAAACTTGCTGACCTTTAACTTTTTAATATAtgagtatttgtgtgtgtgtttatcccAACACACCCACCATGCCCTCCTGCTGGATCATCTAAACATCCTTCGGCCTGAGACACTAATAATACCCCCATGTGTCTGCTGCTATTTCAGGCCTTGAGGGCCTGCAGGGTGGGGTGTGCATGAATATGTGTGGAGGGGACTGAAAAGCCTTCCTCTCTCTATTCCCCAAACGGGGTAACTAGGGTAGACCGATTTggaacatagacacacacaaacatacttaGCAAGGGGAGGCTGTGGAGGTGGGGGTGAGCCCTACAGTTGCTCAGTGACACACATGCTCATAAGGAGCTCAACCCTGAAGAAAAACCTGGAGGTtcccttttgtttttcaacTCAATGATTGAACTGGAATAAGTTATAAACAGTTTTGATACGATCTGAGTTCAGTTGGATTCCTTTTGTCGCTTTGTGGCTCTCGAGGATAACTtgtgtgaacatttattttaactcACTGCTGCCCCGTTTAGTGTGGAGATATGTTTTGGAAAACTGGTGTCTGAGGCTCCAGAACAAAAATCAGACAACAAATAAGATCCATCACAGCTCTTGTTCATGGTGACTGAAGGTAAGTGAAAAGAGATCAACatgattttttcttattttatctgAATTaagtttatattattatttggCAGCACAGTACCTTTATCCAAATCTATCCAcagatacaaataaagaaacctaACCACATCTTGTGTACAGTCAGGTATTCTGTAAATAAAGCAGTCAGGTAGAAATTCAGttaaacattcattcattagATAGGAGTCTGTCTTGTCCTTTGTCCTGTGATCCAACTTCCACTAACACTGCGTCTTTATGGGTTTGACAAGCAGCTCTATTAATAGGGTGATAAATCAGCCACTTATCTTGTTAGCCTCTCACATGATACAGTTTTACATCAGAAACATCCTCCTCTAGATTCATTTCACTTACAGCATATATCCTAATTCcttattttctcttctgtttcagAGACTACCAAATATATCCCCGTCTCTAAATGTTACTAGCTTGATTCTTTGAGACTTAGATGAGATTAAATAGATCCTAATAGAACTTACAGTCTTATTGAATCCcataaggaaaataaatgaccaaagagcagaagaaaaaaaaattctatcaCAGCTGCAAAAGGAAGGAAGCTGTCCATCAAATTATCAATCAGATCATTAATGAGTCCTTTTTATTCGCATCTTGTTTTTGGAAAGCCAACATATGAAAAAGATTGCTAACATCGACAGCAGGAGTCTCTTCTCTGTGACATTTTATGATATAAATAACCTGAGGTGACAGTAAACATATTATTGATTTGAAGATTTTGTAGAGAACATTCCATAGGCTATTCGTCTGGTCGGTAAACACAACCCTGCTATGCTCtattaacagaaaatatatatttttttatttaacaaaatctTGCTTCTAATGGCTTCAAGAAGCCGATACCTGGAGAAGTAGGTTGGTACTATAGTTTATATAGCTTCTAGATTCACCTGGTAGGTGATAAAAAGTGGAGTACCATCTTCAAGAGGGGAAATGTCAAGGCCTCCATCCTCTCAGACCACCCCTCAGTTCTACAGGGTCAGCGAAAGAGATCTCACCGAGATCGAGCTTCATTCTGTGGACTCCATCAATGACCTCCACCGAACACACCACGAACACAGCCaaaaaggtacacacacacacacacacacacacacacacacacacacacacacacacacacacacacacacacacacacacacacacacacacacacacacacacacacacacacacacacacacacacacacacacacacaaatactttaAACAGAGacttaaagacacaaacagtgtTATTCAGCACCAGGGTGAAGGAACTCAGACACCTCAAATACAGCATTAACGGTACACCTCTATTTCAGCAATGCACAGAACAGGCTATTTCTGTGTCTGgacctttaaatatataaatgagctgtgtctgaccacgcctctctggaagggcctgggtggctcgggctttctcgcaccatgcccaattgttaatgatgaaaaggcagactcagagggcagaacaaacacctagctgtgggagtgtcacccacctggaggaggggttactgccctttgtgatgtcatgaagggaaaatctccaaacggcctgtttgagcacacattttgtTGAGTGGAGttggcaaaagacagagaggatggacttttcttataattggggggtttgtagatggactaggtacacatattagtgttgggaaaacatggtaaagtatATTTtgcatatgtgacctttaaaggtacagacacattTCTAATACAGCCACAAAGGTGTATGCACAGTCTTTTattcacacacagagataataatacattttttttactagcaacacagacacaggatcCAAGCAACCACAAGGGCACACACACCTCctacactgacaaacacaaccacaagaGTACAGCAAAACCTCAAatacacacgcgcacacaaaacacaagccACAAAATGACACTCTAACccaatacataaatacataacaCTGACTCTTGTATATGACATTTCAGGAAGTAGACCTCCTCGTCCTGCTTACATACCCTCCCCCAATGGGAATCTCTTCACATGTGACGtggcagctgtcaatcaaagagGCGGTCCACTCAGCAGAAAATGGCAGACCCGTCTACAGGATATGCTAACACCAAGTTCATCACATGCTTATGCCATGGGCTGTGCTATCGTCACTTTGCTTCTGTTAACAGTGCTACTCATCTTCTACTTTTTGGGTGAGATTGCATACTCCCTTTTTTTACCCACCCTTGATATCGATCTTTACACTGCACATGCTCCATTTTgttccttaaaggctttatatgcaattttttgatccagcagatgtcgcccttgagcaccagcatgaaaccaaaacaactcgcggtgcattgttgtgttagcatgctaatgctagcgatctttattatgctcgtatcttcacactgcttgtaaatttacctgaaatgagcgtgatctagaaacacagttaagcagtgagtacagtatgttattcttcttttctctagtccctcaattaaacaactttcattcacaaggggaggagtcagccggccgtccaggcgatgtaaacaaactgaagacagtgggactcgggtgttacacccattgtagacagtcatgactcacagagttattttcagaggatatacttgatttctattatatttaagtgtgaaaaatcacacataaagactttaaatcttATTCCATTTGAATGGTCATCTGTCATTTTCTAGTTCGAGCTGTGCAACGTAATCAtggtattttaaaaacatcactatGAACCTAAACACAATATGTCTTTGTGTACACcaaaacagaaaactaaaagCGTTAccttctgtctgtttcatctccAGTCCAGCAGGGCGGCGCAATCCAGATGCTAACTGCGGCAGTGAGGGAGAAAGAAGCCACAGCCAAAGAGCTGTCACTACTGATCCAAgaattaaaggcacaaagaTGTAACCAGACAGCtcagggaggagagagatgaggaagATGAATGGAAAGTGGACATGTATTTGCTTGTAATATCAGAGATACTGCAAAGTGAAGTAGAACTGTGTCTAACAGAGGATCACTCCACGAGGAGGAAGTGTAATCCAAGACATTTTATGAAGGTGATCTGTCATTCAAGTTTAAGTGCTACTGATGTGACCATGTAGTTAAGAGATGGTTGGTTTGTGAAAACTGACCCTCTTGTACCTGCCTCCATCATTACATGAAAGGACTTTTGACTGTACACTCACATGTTTAGTCCTGTGACAGAACCGTCATTGAAGCTGTAAAGATGGTTGGCTTAATTGAATGGAGGCAGAATATCTTTTGTCACACAAAAATCTACcagctgtttttaattttaactcACTCTTGTTTGTATGGAGAGGACGGTGTCAGTGTCATTTTTCCAACATTGTGCATCACCGTGTGAGCAGACACAGACGTGAACCTGCCCTACATCacagttttcattaaaaacaacaacaaacagaacttTTAAAAAACGTATCTGTTACGCTCTTtgtcagttttttgttgttattgttcagTTTGATTGTTTACCTTTTTCTATGTTTGCTTATTATCACCAAATAACCCAGATCTTGTAAtattaatataatttaaaattaCTTCCAACCAGATAGTATGTCATTAgctttaaagtcagggttggtcattttttccAGATACACTTTTGCGCTGAAGGagtgctactttcaaaatcataatagtttaaaaaatgaccaaccctgcttTTAAGCCCATCAATTTTGTAGAACTTCCTTCTGTAGCACATTGAGCAAAGTA
This region of Labrus bergylta chromosome 12, fLabBer1.1, whole genome shotgun sequence genomic DNA includes:
- the si:dkey-20d21.12 gene encoding uncharacterized protein si:dkey-20d21.12; amino-acid sequence: MSRPPSSQTTPQFYRVSERDLTEIELHSVDSINDLHRTHHEHSQKGSRPPRPAYIPSPNGNLFTCDVAAVNQRGGPLSRKWQTRLQDMLTPSSSHAYAMGCAIVTLLLLTVLLIFYFLVQQGGAIQMLTAAVREKEATAKELSLLIQELKAQRCNQTAQGGER